One region of Mucilaginibacter gotjawali genomic DNA includes:
- a CDS encoding ABC transporter permease, giving the protein MKIKAGQSVPRTLEKIKGNWNKLTGNLPFDYTFMDQEVAQSYDAYLRWMTTINTACILAIIISCLGLFGLSGLNTLNRTKEIGIRKVLGASVSNLFILLNRGTLVLATGSFIIAAPIAFYLIHQWLDNFAYRIKPDWLLFTSAGAIAMLTALLAVSYHTIKAARCNPVESLRNE; this is encoded by the coding sequence TTGAAAATTAAAGCAGGGCAGAGCGTCCCCCGAACATTAGAAAAGATAAAAGGCAACTGGAACAAACTGACTGGCAACTTACCTTTTGATTATACCTTTATGGACCAGGAAGTTGCACAATCTTACGATGCTTATTTACGCTGGATGACTACGATCAATACCGCATGTATCCTTGCAATAATTATTTCGTGCCTGGGGCTATTTGGTTTATCAGGCTTAAACACCCTTAACCGCACAAAGGAAATCGGCATCCGCAAGGTATTGGGAGCGTCTGTATCAAACCTGTTTATTTTACTTAACCGTGGGACGCTGGTGCTGGCAACGGGCTCATTTATTATAGCAGCCCCCATCGCGTTTTATTTAATACACCAATGGCTGGATAATTTTGCCTATCGCATAAAACCTGATTGGTTACTATTTACTTCGGCCGGCGCTATTGCGATGCTTACTGCATTGCTTGCAGTAAGTTATCACACCATAAAGGCGGCCAGATGCAACCCGGTTGAGAGCTTGAGGAACGAGTAG